ATGCTAATGCTGCTGCAGGATGAAATGAAAATGTGGACACTAATAGAAAGATAAAAGAGGCTTGAAATCCTCCTATGATGTGAATGCATCTCCCTTCAGCATGGGGACTACTCTGGAAGGCGGAAGCAATCCAAAATGTGCATCTACTCATGAGGACCAGAGCGAGGAAGTAGCTCATGCATTGTACAGCTCAAGTAAAGTACAGTATCCATGTATGTAATCCAAGAGAAATTAGGTGACTAGTGTATTTTCAACTTTGCTTGTATATTACTCCAACTTCAGCACAGGTATTTGGGTAGTATTGTAAGATAATGATAGAGATAGCAAATAGTAGAGTCTAATTTAAATAGAGGAACAAAAGTTTAACTTATTCTTCTACAGAATTGCTTTCTTTTTgtcgaaaaaataaaaaacgattTCCTGGTATCTTAACAAATATTGTACATAGATGTAAATGTGATTCGAAGTCAGGGAGCTTGTTTGTCTTGATCAACTTTCTTTCCGATCCAACCGGCAACAATAGGAGTAAGAGCAACAGTAGGAGGAAACCTAATTGGAGATGCAGCCTTATGTGCGGCATAGGCGAGAGCAAAGGTGCCAAGTTTCTCCCCAGTAGCATCCGTTGAAATTCCCACCTGAAATTGTTGGATTATAAGGAGAAGAAAGAAACATATATGATTTAAGGGCATACGTATATATGAAGTTACCTTGAGCAGCAAGGCTTGGACATCGACTCCAGCAGTAACAAGTGCATAACAGAGAGAGAAAGAGATTAATGATAAAGTAATGGATGTGGCGAGGTATGCCCCTCCATATTTAGCCAGCAGCTCTTTGGCTTGCTCTCCCTTTGATTTCTTTGTCTCGCCGTCTTCCTCTGTTGAGCTGAATATCTTCATATGTTCGAGAGAAGATCATTAATTAGATGGACTTGTGTCCTTAACAAGAACCGGTCTCTataatttatattcataaaCATGTTTGTAGATAACTAGGTTAGCAACAGAATTCCGGAATAAATAGCAATCAATCGTATAGAAATGTGGAAGTTTGAAGCAAAAGTACCTTCCAAAGACCAGCTTCGAGACCATATTTATTGGTAACTTCATCTGCAGATGATGAGGTTTTGTCCTTAGTAGCTCTGATGGGGTTGAAGGTGGGGTTTCTAGAGCTGGATTTGGTAGATTGAATAGTAAAAGTGGAAAATCTATTGAAATTTGTGTTATTAATGAGGAAGGCAGGAGGAGAGAGTTGCAGAGGGGTTGCCAttcttatattatattttaccCAATCCTCAACTCCTTTTCTCTTTCTGCTCCAAACACTTGAACATAGATATCCATCATCTTCCAAATATTTCAAGGTCAGTACAGTAATTTTTCTCTCCCTTTTGCCATTTTGTAGTGGGCTTGGGCTTTCACAGTAACCATCGTATGTTATAGTGAAAAGTCACATTTGCATTTGCTAAATACTTTATGTAAATGCAGCAATTTGACGAGTTTGAAGGCCACTTTGGTCATTTAGTGAAACCTGTGGTGGAATAGGTGGACAAGTAGTTCACCTTTTCATTAACTAATATTCTAGTTTTCTTGGCACATCTTTAGTCACAGAATTGTTGTATTGCATATATTTGGGGTAATATAAGCTGTCAGcaattagattttatttttttatcttaaaataaattttatttcctttttagcTAACAAAATTTTCATACATTTTTGTTGATAGCAAGAAGCATATATTATCAGGGGTTAATAGTGATTAGAGCACGAgctttatcctaatttgcaattactatacaaactttaaaacttaACAATATCAGTAACCAATTATCATTTCTTGCAAATTGGTAAAAACACTGATGGGAACATTGTAATATACTGCCACATGTCGTTACATGATTGATCGGAgtatcaatttgccaaaaaataaaagttggttatTGACATTGTCAACTTTCAAAGTTGGTgttgtaattgaaaattaaaataaaattcgtgatttaatttgcaattaactctATTATCAATAGGCCATCTAAATAGTTACGTGACTACTAATGTAAAgaacattattaaaatatttgtatataatgATAATTCATTAATCAATAGGTTAGAAGTTTAGTTCATTATGGAAGCAAATTATTGAATTATAATACGACACTAACTCTATAAGTTTATATTAATAACAATACAGAGAAGCTATCAACCgaaaatttaattctaaatcTATGTGAGTTTCGAGAAAGTAGGACACAAAAACGTTTAGgattatttctaaaattttaattaaattataattgttgTACTTAGATTtatcttaatatatttttcgaataattaattatgcttattattagtttttttataggAATAGGAAATATAATGCTAATATAATTCCAActccttatattttttttacctaATCGATCTGATCACTATAAATAAGCAAATTTTATgacttttagaattttaataaagTAGTGTAAGTTGGGTTTATTTTCGTGAATCAAACTCATTCTTTTGCCCTGTGTTTGCTATTCTGCTGCGACTAATCTCACAACAAAAACTGCAAACATAAGGTGAAAAGATGATTAAGATTAGGAGCAAATGAAGACGGCAGAAAAGAGAAGTTGAATTATCTATCAGAGTTGAGTTGGGTGATGAGTTGTAGTGAATTAGAAAGAGCAGTCGATGATTTGGAGTACAAGTACATCTCTTTGAAGGACGTGATGCCTTGTAATCTTGTAAGAGTCCATTCTTCAAACTTTTCCATAATGCATCCATTACATGTTTTCTGGAACAGACTTAAGTCTCTTCTAGTTGCCTGCTTTTAAGCTTAGTGAGTCGTATACGTACGGTATACATTCCATATTTTGTAGTTTAGTCACTCATTTTTAGTTGAgcctttttgttttatttttgcttAATTCTTGTAATTAAGTAGAAACCCATGCGGTTAACCTTGTAACTAATTTTATAGGCTAATAATGAGCTtgcttttctcttcttttcttctcaatGTCTTTATGTAATCGTTGTTTTAGTGTTTTTAGAtggataattattaattagtcatagttattaaaataaagtgTTTTCATTAGTTAAAGTTCGAATGCACTCAAATGGATGGATGGTCAAGTCTAGTTATTGACTAAAGTGTTCTCATTAGTCTAATGGTGCCAAAGAAAGCCAaatcttttttatctttttgtaaatctattcaatttaataaatttaattggaaatttctccaattcttttaaaatcgatctaattatgtttatttaattttttaaaaatttaagaagcATAAGAATTGAAGATTGGATGTCACATGGTTCCAATGAATTGATTATATAGATTTTCAGCGAATAAATCAAATTGgattagatttataatttttaaaaggttttagatattttaaaaaaaaattacgagtCCAAGTTTAAATGCACTCAAATGTAtggttaattaattaactagATTGAGAAAgctatttatgattttaaatttgatggAATCAAATTAGTTTAGTAAATGTTAATTAACGATAGTTGTGACTGTGAGATTAGGTTAGAGATAAAGATAACTAACTAAGTGATTAAAGTTAAACATAAACGAACCCATTCTTATCACATCACACTTGTCTTAATTAAGTGTAGACTCCTACGTTAAGTCAAATATCTCATAGAAAAGCTAACTTTAGCAGCAAAATAAAGGAAATGAAAAGAGTCCTACCAACAAACACCTTAATTTTCCATTATTTTTCTTCCTTCTACAATGCCCTCACGCAAGAAAATTAAGCTTCTTAAAACATTGATCGCAGCCTGTGGCTGTGGCAGGACAAAACCTTCAGATGTTTACGAGCCGATTCCGATTCCGATTCCGATTCCTCTTTGTCCTTCTGATTCTAATTCTTATGATAAAAGCGGATCGGCCGCAGCCTTATTGTCATTAGATAATGAAGAAACCTGCACCACTTCCACTGAAAGCACCAGCTTTGCAATGCAACATAGCTCTGAAACAAAAATCAGCAACAACAGCATTGCTGTGGTGAAAGATTCGAACGACCCGTATCGAGATTTTAGGCAATCCATGTTGCAGATGATCTTCGAGAAGGAAATATTCTCCAGGGCTGATCTTCAAGAGCTTCTCAACTGTTATCTGGAGCTGAATGCTGCATGTAACCATGCCCTAATCATTGGAGCATTCACAGATATCTGGAATGATGTCATCTCCAAAAACCAAACCTAGAATAACACATCTCTATTAATTTCCCTTTTCATGTATTTTCAATTACTGTGTTCAATGTCTTTTTCAATTGCAGCTACTTTGTCTTCTTAATTGTTCCATCATCCATGCATCAACCTAAGTCACTACTCTAGCTAGtcaaataaacaaaactaaGTCGGTAACAAATTTAATACCCCTACatgcttatcataaaacattaaatgcatattttgaaaagataaataaatgagtTATAAGTGCTATAACTAGTAAAGTGGCTTTGGGAAATGTACATAACTAATTGATTACAAAgggtaatttagacaaattatcacaagttacctataaataactactttcttaattcttgtgaaatgggtgttttttctatctttacaggacggagggagtaattatttTGTCCAACAAAGTGTTAATCGGACACTGcatcatttaatttaatttttacttttttagcaattaaccAGAATTCTTCAATTTTGGGTCAGATTATCCCgtgatatatatttttattctaaaaaatagatttacaaGAATGTTATCACaacaattttcttttttcatccTTCaccttcaatttatattttatgcgTTTCAAAATACAATCATAGttgttagaaaaaaaaaattgaattaagttaCCATGTGTTACAAGTACATATTGAccctttcttttttcttttttgaaagatTAAGTGGACTATGAccaaaatatatgtcaatgttgTTAGATTAAAAGTCTGTAGGCAAAATAGATGAAGGTTTTCAATCTTGTGCTGGAGACTGAAAGTTATTTGTATAATTTGACACAATCATTTTGCCATTCGtcataattatatcaaataatcaaagaaaactataaaaatttcagctcataataaaaaaaaagtaaaatatttcaGAAACAAGTCTACCCAGGACTTTACAAAAATTCCTATAgtactaattattttatttaggaacaaatattttaaaataaaaaattgagtcaatcttttataaattaatttttaatattaaatcaatttatcataaacataaattaattttttatttttattaattcttttcattattattgaattataaaactaaaaatttattagattaaacatataatttattgtttttactaaaattagaaatatataAACTTATTTTCCTATGATCCAATTAAGTAAGCAAGACGATGATCAATTAAGCGATTGGTTATAGACAACTAAGCAACTTCTTTTGTTAATGTTTATTAAGTACTACTTTGATTTCAGAAAAACAAAATgttattttatgttattttctgtgtttcattttatttgtcattttttttatattttttgatgttCTAAAAAAGCGTTAGTTTTATATTATtaagaatgattttttttgcTGGACAGAAATAATGATGTGTTTGACActttaatatgtttaaaataataaaaaatataaaaaagaaattatcttattatatttaatataattttcatatatataaaaataaacggtccataatatttatcgtatttatctttaacacaaaaattaaaaaatcaattattatattttaatttgtaaacatttttataGGACCAATTCTTTTACGTCAGTACTGTTGTGAAACTGGGACTTGTCGGCTTACGAGCAACATATAGACTaaggttaattttatattgaaatttatttatatttataattattatttatatttataattattatttatttatttattatattttttttaataaataaatggagacaaatataaaaaattgttaattaatattcttttaaaattttaaaataataaatattataaaaaaattaaatacgataaatattatgaacgAAAAGAgagtaataaacaaaatgagACAAAAGAGTATTGGTCATTGAATGGTCAACGTGGCATGTGACTGAATTGAGGTGAATGCAATTGCACGCAAGGGCGGCACTAATAGCACTCAATTCTTGATTTTCTTCAGTTTCAGTCAACAAATTATtgagtggattttaaataattcttcatccattttccattattttacgTTGAGTGTTTATCCCTGATGTGCcatgtcatttttacaacaaaccaatatcatttgcgatagaaattttttatttattgcttatttgttttatcattaaacatttgcacatgcctaacgcctcattggtttgttgcacgaatgacttGACGCAACCGTTGCGTAGTATAATTATTCTTTTACGTTTGAAGATTTAAATGAACCtccgaaaaaatttaaatagtatttttttcttctcaatttataaataataaataattaatatataaaataattttataaataaatcagttacaaatttaataattatggaTTGTTAAtctaattttagcaaaattagGTTACAAGTTGAGGagaaaattgtcaatttaggAGACAATTAGCTTACAGGTAGAGAGGCCATATAATCAAAATGGAGTTATTTGTCATAATCACCAAATTCGTGAACTAATTTATGAGTGAATTGTTCATTGATTACAAGTCGAGAGGACATattgctatttaagtcaaaaagaataaaaagaaattaatttgtgTGTGAAAATACTATGCtatcttttaaaataaacaaataaataacaatataatAAAGAAacgattaatttaaattagaccTGATTATGAGCTTAGGTACGCCCGATCCGTCTGCCTTGATCGGGCTTCTACAATTATCCCAAGTTCGGCCCCAGTCCAAGTCTAAAAAAACCCGTTATTAAGTAGACGggcctaaacttttatttttatgtaaatctTCATGTGAACCCGAAAAAGTTAGTTTGAGCCCGCATAAATAAATGAgaagattaggataatactatattttataaaataatttgattttttacctcaataatttgattttataattatacataCTTTCTATTAATTCTTTACTCTAAATATCTCATATAACAGCTgtcatatttttacttttcctctctttttatttctctctcctctctcctctcttctctcctcctcttcttctttttcttcttcttcttcttctcctgtgtttttttttttcttcgtcaattttcttctttttttattttttttcttctacatttttcttttttcgccGTTTCTTCATcgcttcgccgccgtttcttcatTGCTCCACCGTCGCTGCATTattcattcatattttattttttctttaattcatggtgattattgcgattttttaacattcagatataaataaattactctaaattatttttttcaattttagatctaaaaatctaattgaaaaaacgattttctgatAAAAatacgattttctgcacaaaaaacgattttctgcaaaaaaaacagcatctgattatcatatgattatcataacactgcagatttttttttaaaaaaaaacagtctttgattatcatatgagtatcactgtattatcatgttgttatcataacactgcattaAGAatgattttctacaaaaaaaattgattatcatgttgttatcactgtattatcatctcgttatcataatataatcatatgataccgagatgataatgtattattttacctaaatgataatgttatgacaacaacataataataaaattatgataacagtatgacaatatgatacctatatgaaaaaaattacataaaaattatgataacgagatgataatgtgaagaaaatagtatgataatgaagtataataaggtcatattatcatattattatcttcaccttatcatcttattatcataatttttttgtaattgtttttttcatacatgtatcatattatcatactattattttcatattatcatctcgttatcataattttttataattatttttttcatacatgtatcatattatcatactattatctttacattatcatctcattatataatttttctgtaatttttttacatataggtatcatattatcatactattatcataactttattattttattatcatctgattatcataccggtgtcatgaatctttttgttattctattttcacgtacattatcatctagttatcataaccTTGTCACAATTCATTagcatctaattatcatactccagtgttatgatTGACAATCaaacactattttatcatacattatcatagatgctatcatatatgtaccataaatattatcatctcgttatcatatgataaaacattatcatatgacgctatttctgtaaaaaaagcatttcatgtaagtatcatatgataatgttatgataacgatatatgataatattatgataacgatatgataatcaaacattattttctgcAGAGTGTTTTTCcctgcaatgttatgataattacatgataatatagtgatactcatatgataatcagaggatatttttctatataaaaattatcttttttgcagtgctatgataatgtgatgattatgcagtgatactcatatgataatcagatgctgttttgtttgcagaaaatcgtttttgtgcagaaaatcgtttttcatgcagatttttagatctaaaattaaaaaaatcaaagagtaatttatttagatctgaaagttaacaTAAATCGTATaaatcaccacgaattaagaaaaaaaaatctaaaatcaaatatgaaacgaACGGAGAACGAAAGTAGAATGATGGCGGAGCGGCGACGGACTGATGGTGGAGCGgcgaagaagaagagaataaaattaaaaaagaaaagaagaaaaaaaaatggcgGAAAAAACAAACagagaagaaggagaagaagaagaagaaagaaagaaaaaaaataacagttatcacttagagtaaaaaaatggttagagtaaaataataataaaaattaggcaTAATTATAATGTAAACACGTGTCAgagtaaaaaaaactaaaaacaataaaaagatgaggtattttttttatcttttccttattgagataggaaattaaattatttttaaaaatagaatatttattctaattttttctaaataaattataagttgAACTtgaataacaaatataaaattcagACCGAGTTCAGGCCGGGCATGGcttatatgaaatataaaaagtCGGCCCGACTATAGTTGCCATGAACAATTCTACTCTAAAACACATTgacaataaaaacgtcaataaaattggaagaagaaataaattaaaatgtcaaataatatggaattaaaagatatttaaaTTCACATTAGAATTACAGCTTTAACTCAAATTATATTTCAAACGTTGGATTTCAAACTTAGTAgagtaataaatatttaaaatcgattcatcaaaaaaaatatttaaaatttgactcGATTTGAATTATTTGACTTGATTAAtgtgtataaataaataaaaaaataagttttagtacAATAGAATTTATTGTAAAATACATAATTacaaaaactaattttttttgactaGATTTACAAGTATGTTGAAATACATGTTTTGATGTTCGAATTCGGCAGTTAAAACGAATAGCGCTAGCACTCGATTCAGTATTAAATCGAGTAGCTCAAACTCAAATTTAATTCGATTAATATCGAATtggtttcaaatattttttgttgCTATACCTTGACTTATTCGTGagcttatttaattattatattttatataaatcaaaaaaataaaatattatttttatcaattaaaaccTAATAATTAATTCATTCTAAATTAACAGCGTGATCAGCTATTCGATTCAAGCAAGCTCTACTCGATTAAGTAAAAACCTGTTCACGAATTTGTacatagtttttatattatgactcgATACGAATTAATTCATTCTAAATTAACGGCGTGATCAGCTATTCGATTCAAGCAAGCTCTACTCGATTAAGTAAAAACCTGTTCACGAATTTGTacatagtttttatattatgactcgATACGAATTTGAATTCGTAAATTTATAGCTTTATCATGTATTCAATTCGATTAATCTCtacatgattaaattgaaactattTGTGATTATGAAGTGATTTGACTTTTATGAATTCGTGAAGTAGTTTTTTAATAATCTGATTCCATTAAGTTCTAATCGGATAAGATACAAGAAGTAGTTTTTAATAAGAAGTcataaatttattgtttaatcaccaaaaaatcaTTCACCTTTTAGCCCATTTTCAATCTCATCTTAATGTTGTAATTTCGTCTATTCTATacaaattcgcacctttggacTTTAATTCCAtccttaaaaaaatcaatttttttcacttagaaaaaaatgtcaatttaatcctttatttttagcATATTTTTTATATAGCATTTGATGTTATAAAATAGAACAAACAAACCTTTGTCTctataattcaaaaattattattaatttttatttgatattatttggatattataatatcaaaagAATTCCAGCGCCACACTCCACCAACCTCGCCGCCTTTTTCCGACTCCtccatatattcaaaatatatttaaaataattaatattttataattaattaattaacatattcgaaattttaattaattttatcaaattcaaatatttttttaaaatatacaatcattatataatttttttaataaaataaaattaattaaaatttgttcGGTTTTCTCGTGAAAAAACCGTAGAGTTCGTCTTCCACCATGGAAGACGACTAGTTCATCTTCCTCGAGAAGAACCCATGTCAATTGCGCCATGAGAAAGGCAAGCGGATTTTAattaatacaattttaaaataaaattaaaaattttattttattttttaaacaatattatttaaaaatcatttaattgtatatttttttggtaGGTCGAATGACGGAGAAAAAAAGAGGCAACGTAATTGATAACGTAGTAGGTAACACATTAAGGGAGCGAAGCAGCCTCACTGAGATGGGATGTCGCTAAGTGAAAACTAATGATACGGACCGAGATACCGTTATTACATAATAAATAATCCGGACCAAGATACCACAAAAACATGATTACTCTAATAACACGGACCGAGATACCATCATTACATGATAAAACTCATACAAGTATAGCCGTCACACAAGAACTAGGCCAAACAATAAGCCGAGATAGTGACAAACATTATTTGCTCTCCCGCGTTCGCATCCGGATTCCGAGATACAGATACCGAGGTACAACCTACCCGTATTTCGTATCTCTACCACGAAAGGGCTTACCTTTAGTACCGAGATATGAAAAATATGATTTGttgaaaaaaaggaaaatagaGCCACCAAAATCTTCTATATAAATCACATTATGAGAAAACCATAAGGCACTTTTTTTCCTACCCATTTAATATTATCTTtctcttctctcttttttcCCTACTAAAAACGCTGATTTGAGTGTCGGAGCGAACGCCCGGAGACCCCCTCCGGCGTTTCTTCTGACCGTTGTTTATGGTTTTCAGGTAACGCTTTCGACATAGATCTACCACAGATctttggtgatttatcaataATCGTTCAAATGTaggaataaatataaaaaataaataccattaattattattaataattatattactaTTTGAATTTATGAGGTATAAAGCtttttggttcaatttattatttgaatttatgtaataaaattgTAAGGTTAGTGTACAATTGAAAATGTACTAAAAGGTGGatgtttcttttttttgttaat
This region of Mercurialis annua linkage group LG1-X, ddMerAnnu1.2, whole genome shotgun sequence genomic DNA includes:
- the LOC126660303 gene encoding uncharacterized protein LOC126660303, giving the protein MATPLQLSPPAFLINNTNFNRFSTFTIQSTKSSSRNPTFNPIRATKDKTSSSADEVTNKYGLEAGLWKIFSSTEEDGETKKSKGEQAKELLAKYGGAYLATSITLSLISFSLCYALVTAGVDVQALLLKVGISTDATGEKLGTFALAYAAHKAASPIRFPPTVALTPIVAGWIGKKVDQDKQAP
- the LOC126665968 gene encoding transcription repressor OFP6-like, which encodes MPSRKKIKLLKTLIAACGCGRTKPSDVYEPIPIPIPIPLCPSDSNSYDKSGSAAALLSLDNEETCTTSTESTSFAMQHSSETKISNNSIAVVKDSNDPYRDFRQSMLQMIFEKEIFSRADLQELLNCYLELNAACNHALIIGAFTDIWNDVISKNQT